DNA from Paludisphaera mucosa:
CTGCAAGCCTGCGCGACGGCCTTCAACGCCAACAACAACATCAGCGATCAGGCGGGCCGCTACTGGGCCTTCGGCGCAACCGGCTACACCCTGTTCAACACGATCCAGACGCCCAACGACAACCAGTACAAGTTCGGCTCCTGCCGCTGGGGATGCGGCGGCTGCGGCATCGACGCGTCGAACTACATCGACGCCAGCAGCGCGCACTCCGGAGGCGTGAACGTCCTCCTGGGCGACGGCAGCGTCCGCTTCGTCAAGGATTCGGTCAACCGCGCCACGTGGTGGGGCCTCGGCACCCGCGACAACGGCGAAGTCATCAGCAGCGATGCTTTCTAAAGCGTTCGCTTCGTTTTACAAGGATCCCACCCCATGCGTTCTTTGACGAGGCTTTTCCCCGCGGTCGTGATCGGCCTATTCCTGTTCGCCGCTCCGGGCTGCGAGCAGTCGGCCACCCCCCCATCGCCCGCGCAGGAAGCCACGCGCGTCTCCAACGAGAAGGCCGCGATGGAGAAGTTCCACGCCACCAACAAGAGCGGCAAGCCGACCGCGGCCAAGCCCGGCGAACAACCCAAGGACGTCGCGCCGACCGAAGCCCCCAAGCCCTGATCGAGCGGCTCGCGAGCCGCTGAAATCCGAGGGCCTCCCGACGGTGCAACGCCGTCGGGAGGCCCTTTTTTCGTCGTGCGCGTCGCGACGAGATCGCGATCAGGCGGACGTCATGTCGGCGTCGAACACGCGGACTTGCTTCCACTTGGGTTTGTTCTCGTCCACGAACTGCAAGTGCCGGGGCGCGACCTGATAGGCGTCGTGCGAGGCCTTCGAGTCGAACACGACGTGCAGGGCGACCTCGAAGGCCTGATCGTTGACCGGCCGCGTAAGTTCCTTGTTGAGCGTGCCGACGCCGAAGAAGACCACGCCGGGGTGGTCGTTCAGGTAGGTGTGGCAGGCCGTCAGGAGTTCCTGGATCGAGGCCGGCGACGGGTCGTGGAGCGAGAAGAAGACGCTGTGGGCCAGCATGGCGGGTCGATTCCGATGGGGTGAGGGAAGGATTCAGGACGCGGCCTGGGGCGTCCCGAGCACGGCGCGGATCGTGGCGGCGTCGACCGGCCGGACGAGGCCCCGCTCGGTGACGATGCCGGTGATCAGGGCGGCGGGGGTGACGTCGAACGCGGGGTTGTAGACGCCGACGCCTTCGGGCGCGGTGCGGCGGCCGAAGCCCTCCGTGATCTCGCGGGGGTCGCGCTCCTCGATCGGGATCCCGGAGCCGTCGGCCAGCGAGAGGTCGAAGGTGCTGGAGGGGGCGGCGACGTAGAAGGGGATGCCGTGGGCCTTCGCCAGGACGGCCACGCCATAGGTGCCGATCTTGTTGGCGGCGTCGCCGTTGGCGGCGATCCGGTCGGCCCCGACGACGACGACCTGCACCTTGCCTTCCTTCATGACCTGGGCGGCCATGTTGTCGCAGATCAGGGTGACGTCGATGCCGCGGTTGGCCAGCTCCCAGGCCGTCAGCCGCGCCCCCTGGAGCAAAGGCCGGGTCTCGTCGGCGAAGACGTGCACCGCCTTGCCCTGCTCGTGGGCCGTGAAGATCAGGGCCAGCGCCGTGCCGTAATCGGCCGTGGCGAGCCCGCCGGCGTTGCAGTGGGTCAGCACGCCGTCGCCGGCCGCGAGCAGATCGGCACCGTGCCGGCCGATCGCGCGGCACATGGCGCGGTCCTCGTCGGCGATGGCGTGGGCCTCGGCGAGGAGGTGATCGAGCAGCGGGACCTCGGCGACGCGCCGGGCCGAATCGGCGGCGGCCTCCATGCGGTCGAGGGCCCAGAACAGGTTGACGGCCGTCGGCCGGCTGGTCCGGAGGTGCGCCGCGGCCTCGCGGAGGGCCTCCCTGATCGTGGCGGGGTCGGATGTCCCGCGCGACCGGGCGCCGATCACGGCCCCGTAGGCCGCGGCCACGCCGATGGCCGGCGCCCCGCGCACGCTGAGCGTCTTGATGGCCTGCCAGACCGACTCGACGTCGTTGCAGTCGATCTCGATGAAGCGGGTGGGCAGGAGCGTCTGGTCGATCATCCGCAGCCGGCCGCCGAGGGCGTCGCCGATCCACTGGACCGTCCGGAACGCTCGCCCGCCCTCACCGTCGGCCCCGGCCGGCGCGGCCTCCTCGCGGAGGCCGGCCCCGGGACCGCCGTCGCGGACGGTCGTCATTCGTCTTCCTCGTCGCCCTCGTCCTCGTCCTCTTCCTCGCTCTCCTCCGGGTCGATCCAGGAGTAGAACTCGGCGTAGACGTCCCAGATGCTCCGCAGCGCGTTGCGGACGTCGCCCGGCTTGAGAGCGCCGTGGGGGCCGGCGTAGCCGGCGACTTCCGAGGCGATCTTCAGCAGCTCGAGGTTCTGACGACGCATCTCCAGGAAGATCTGGCTCTGCGTGTCGAGTTCGAGGGCCTCTTCGAGCGCCTCCTCGACGTCGTGTTCGTGCTCGGCGCCGGGCTCGAGGTCGGGTTCGTGTTCGTCGTGGCTCATCAGCGTCTTCGCTCCCTTGGTCTATCTGGTCGTGGGAAAGGAGATGGCCGGGGCGTCGTCGGCGACGCGTGGTCGGTCGGCGACGGCCGGCTCGGTCAACGGAATCTCGCGGTGGATCGCGGCGGCGTCATTCCTTGGGGCTCGACGAGGCGCCGACCAGGGCCGCCGAGGGCCGGTCGCGCCAGTCTTCGAAAGGGAGCCCGAAGGTCGTCGCGACGGCCTGGTTGGTCACCCGCCCGGCGTGGACGTTGACGCCCGCCGCAACGCCCGCGTCGCGCTCGGCGACCGCGCGCCAGCCCTGGTTGGCGAGCTGCAGGACGTAGGGGAGCGTGACGTTGCAGAGGGCGTACGTGCTCGTCCGCCCCACCGCGCCGGGCATATTGGTGACGCAGTAGTGGACGACGCCGTCCACCACGTAGGTCGGCGCGTGGTGCGTGGTCGGTCGGCTGGTCTCGATGCAGCCCCCCTGGTCGATGGCGACGTCGACGATCACCGCGCCCGGCTTCATCCGGGGCAGGTCGACGCGGCGGACCAGCCGGGGCGCCCGCGCGCCCACGACCAGGACGGCGCCGATGACCAGGTCGGCCGCCTCGACGGCCTCGCGGATCGTGTGGCGGTCGGAATAGAGGGTCGTGACGTTGGGCGGCATGATGTCGTCGAGGTAGCGCAGGCGGTCCAGGTTCACGTCGAGGATCTTGACGTTGGCGCCCATGCCCGCGGCGACCTTGGCCGCGTTCGAGCCGACCACGCCGCCGCCCAGGATCGCGACTTCGGCCGGGGCCACGCCCGGGACGCCCGAGAGCAGGATGCCGCGGCCTTCCTGGGGACGTTCCAGGAACTTCGCCCCCTGCTGGATGCTCATCCGGCCGGCGACCTCGCTCATCGGGGTCAGCAGCGGCAGGGCGCCGCGGGCGTCGCGGAGGGTCTCGTAGGCGATGGCCGTCGCGCCGCTGGCGATCACGGCCCGGGTGAGGGCCTCGTCGGCGGCGAAGTGGAAGTAGGTGAAGAGGGTCTGGCCGGGGCGGATCCGGGGCCATTCCGACGGCATCGGCTCCTTCACCTTGACCACCAGGTCGGCCTGGGCCCAGATGTCGGCGACGTCCGCCGCGATCGTCGCGCCGGCGGCCTCGTACTGGGCGTCGGCCAGGCCGCTCCCCTGCCCCGCGCCGGCCTCGACGAGGACCTTATGCCCGGCCTGGGTCAGCTCCTCGACGCCGACGGGCAGCATCGCGACGCGGTATTCGTCGGACTTGATCTCCTTCGGCACCCCAACGATCATCGGCTCGCGACCCCCCGCCCCGTCTGCTCCGCGGCGCGCGACGACGCGCCCTCGATTCGTCATAAACATTCGATCAGACGGAGCTTCCCGAATCAAGGGATCGTCCCGCAATCGCCGCGGGCGGGCGGGCTCAGGGGCCGGGCAGGACGACCTCCAGGACGTTGGTGGCCACCGGCTCCATCCGGCCCTCCTGATACACGACCCGGATCCTGTAGGCGC
Protein-coding regions in this window:
- the mtnA gene encoding S-methyl-5-thioribose-1-phosphate isomerase, encoding MTTVRDGGPGAGLREEAAPAGADGEGGRAFRTVQWIGDALGGRLRMIDQTLLPTRFIEIDCNDVESVWQAIKTLSVRGAPAIGVAAAYGAVIGARSRGTSDPATIREALREAAAHLRTSRPTAVNLFWALDRMEAAADSARRVAEVPLLDHLLAEAHAIADEDRAMCRAIGRHGADLLAAGDGVLTHCNAGGLATADYGTALALIFTAHEQGKAVHVFADETRPLLQGARLTAWELANRGIDVTLICDNMAAQVMKEGKVQVVVVGADRIAANGDAANKIGTYGVAVLAKAHGIPFYVAAPSSTFDLSLADGSGIPIEERDPREITEGFGRRTAPEGVGVYNPAFDVTPAALITGIVTERGLVRPVDAATIRAVLGTPQAAS
- the ald gene encoding alanine dehydrogenase: MIVGVPKEIKSDEYRVAMLPVGVEELTQAGHKVLVEAGAGQGSGLADAQYEAAGATIAADVADIWAQADLVVKVKEPMPSEWPRIRPGQTLFTYFHFAADEALTRAVIASGATAIAYETLRDARGALPLLTPMSEVAGRMSIQQGAKFLERPQEGRGILLSGVPGVAPAEVAILGGGVVGSNAAKVAAGMGANVKILDVNLDRLRYLDDIMPPNVTTLYSDRHTIREAVEAADLVIGAVLVVGARAPRLVRRVDLPRMKPGAVIVDVAIDQGGCIETSRPTTHHAPTYVVDGVVHYCVTNMPGAVGRTSTYALCNVTLPYVLQLANQGWRAVAERDAGVAAGVNVHAGRVTNQAVATTFGLPFEDWRDRPSAALVGASSSPKE
- a CDS encoding Dabb family protein, whose product is MLAHSVFFSLHDPSPASIQELLTACHTYLNDHPGVVFFGVGTLNKELTRPVNDQAFEVALHVVFDSKASHDAYQVAPRHLQFVDENKPKWKQVRVFDADMTSA